A genomic region of Bdellovibrionales bacterium contains the following coding sequences:
- a CDS encoding SGNH/GDSL hydrolase family protein — translation MLKQIIYPTLSLAFSIAVALIGAEIFVRLISQYHRMYSIEMLRYSNQLKVPSSTPGLSHVHKKDQLAELMGVSIKTNALGARSESMNTLKNSRLLAFYGGSITLGWGVSQDKNFSSLVVSKLNDSLGTQFLPINFGVGNYNLESSLRLLLETSKQYNAEHFFVCVYPDDFTAKNQGGNSYFFRLSYLGNFLFYRFHQISNPLLQDSEKSQQSSHEAVLSSVLHGLIVQTHEYLKSRGAGLTFVFLPSLLLGSENNVEGKSLAEFSQMAKELNFSIFDIRGILSKLNDKRSLWVAQDDPHPNELGHQLIANAIFDMLIQETNRDQHTSRFEMKSHHLSN, via the coding sequence ATGTTGAAACAGATCATTTACCCAACTTTGTCTCTCGCTTTCTCAATTGCTGTTGCTCTTATCGGCGCAGAGATTTTTGTGAGATTAATTTCTCAATATCATCGGATGTACTCAATCGAAATGTTGCGTTATTCAAACCAATTAAAGGTACCCAGTTCAACACCTGGCTTGTCCCACGTGCATAAAAAGGACCAACTGGCCGAATTAATGGGGGTCTCAATAAAAACAAATGCTCTGGGAGCAAGGTCTGAGTCGATGAATACACTTAAGAACAGTAGGCTTCTCGCATTTTATGGAGGATCTATTACCCTGGGATGGGGAGTTTCTCAGGATAAGAATTTTTCTTCTCTGGTCGTCTCCAAGCTAAACGATTCACTGGGAACCCAATTCCTACCAATTAACTTTGGGGTCGGAAATTACAATTTGGAATCTTCGCTCAGGCTCTTATTAGAAACCTCAAAACAATACAACGCAGAACATTTTTTTGTTTGTGTCTATCCCGATGATTTTACGGCCAAGAACCAGGGCGGAAATTCCTATTTCTTCCGCCTTTCTTACTTGGGCAACTTCCTGTTCTATCGCTTTCATCAGATTTCAAATCCTCTTCTACAAGACTCAGAGAAGAGCCAACAGTCCTCTCATGAGGCGGTCCTGAGCAGCGTCCTCCATGGGCTCATCGTTCAAACACATGAATACCTTAAGTCGAGAGGTGCAGGCTTAACATTTGTTTTTTTGCCGAGTTTACTTCTGGGTAGTGAAAACAATGTGGAGGGAAAATCCTTGGCAGAATTCTCTCAAATGGCTAAGGAATTGAATTTCTCCATTTTTGATATTCGAGGGATCCTCTCCAAGCTTAATGATAAAAGGAGCCTGTGGGTGGCTCAGGACGACCCACACCCAAATGAGTTGGGCCACCAACTCATCGCCAATGCCATTTTTGATATGCTCATTCAAGAAACAAATCGTGACCAACACACAAGCCGATTTGAGATGAAATCCCATCACCTGTCGAATTGA
- a CDS encoding tRNA (adenine(22)-N(1))-methyltransferase TrmK, giving the protein MESLKESTEVRTEVRTEVRRLSLSKRLERIYQLLDPAYEVWDLCCDHGLVGRRCLMSGRFPGVIFVDKSELALGPLRNLLNKYQYDLLSLGASLQLRVGDMLKMAMPSERANIVISGVGAHLIVKFLSGLEPARHLNLVLGPNKSPEIVRTELRRLGWSIRIDEEIFERGRSRWIMQAQIV; this is encoded by the coding sequence ATGGAGAGTTTGAAGGAGAGCACTGAGGTTAGGACTGAGGTTAGGACTGAGGTTAGGAGGCTTTCACTTAGTAAACGATTGGAGAGAATCTATCAACTATTGGACCCCGCCTACGAAGTGTGGGACCTTTGTTGTGACCACGGGTTGGTGGGGAGAAGATGTTTGATGTCGGGACGGTTTCCCGGTGTGATATTTGTTGATAAGTCAGAACTTGCGTTGGGCCCGTTGAGGAATTTGCTGAACAAATATCAGTACGACCTGCTGAGTCTTGGAGCCTCACTTCAACTGAGGGTTGGGGATATGTTAAAAATGGCAATGCCATCAGAGAGAGCAAATATTGTGATATCTGGGGTTGGCGCTCATCTCATTGTTAAATTTTTGTCAGGTTTGGAACCGGCTCGGCATTTAAATTTAGTATTGGGGCCGAATAAATCACCTGAAATCGTTCGCACTGAGTTGCGGAGGTTGGGCTGGTCCATCCGTATTGATGAGGAAATCTTTGAAAGGGGACGAAGCCGGTGGATCATGCAGGCACAAATTGTCTAA
- a CDS encoding MBOAT family protein, translating to MQEVNFSIFSNGFLLLLLALVGHLLLKWLPRITKEPLLVGISLVFYLSLSAQTIWIPIYCTTVCYFSSIHFQRNGRFPKGWLFCSVILLLIPLGIYKYLPTLLSKTWATPLEAIGLPLGISFFTFQALSYLVDVSRLSISARPRWMNLFLYLLYFPKMLAGPIERAGSFFEQLDRKSSKSSKSSISYDQSRSGFWLLSLGFFKKYALADPLFPLVDTIFRNPQNSSFGTILMCLVLARYQIFFDFSGYTDIARGISRLLGIELMSNFDAPYQATNISSYWRRWHISLSSWIRDYVFVPLALYCRHKWQIWLIVVFSFIVLGLWHGPSYNFIIYGLIQGLLIAGFELIRPILDRFKNKVTFPFSKAAYSVMGWGVTFFLFVCPPVVFFWLRDLGMIKDVYTQLWISLISNKLPSPSNLAWHQDFYRFFIFIFFVEAMQFLHRRHPIDTWLKSQPLLIRWGIYWLGLVLFFLFVDLGSPMTFSYSRF from the coding sequence GTGCAGGAGGTCAATTTTTCCATTTTCTCAAATGGATTTCTACTTCTTTTACTGGCATTGGTCGGGCACCTTCTTTTGAAGTGGCTACCTCGAATCACCAAGGAGCCTTTGTTAGTTGGTATCTCTCTCGTTTTTTATTTGTCTCTGTCGGCACAGACAATTTGGATCCCGATTTACTGCACGACAGTTTGCTATTTTTCTTCAATTCATTTCCAGAGAAATGGACGATTCCCGAAGGGATGGCTTTTCTGCTCAGTTATTCTTCTGCTTATTCCGTTGGGGATCTACAAATACCTTCCCACGCTGCTATCAAAGACATGGGCGACGCCCTTGGAGGCAATTGGGCTGCCTCTTGGAATATCCTTTTTCACCTTTCAGGCCCTCAGCTATTTGGTAGACGTTTCTCGCCTCTCTATTTCTGCGCGACCTCGATGGATGAATCTGTTCCTTTATCTGCTGTATTTTCCCAAAATGCTTGCGGGACCAATTGAAAGAGCAGGAAGCTTTTTTGAGCAACTCGATCGGAAATCATCTAAATCATCTAAATCATCTATTTCTTACGACCAATCACGAAGTGGATTTTGGCTCCTCAGTCTCGGCTTTTTTAAGAAATATGCTTTGGCCGATCCTCTCTTTCCATTGGTCGACACGATATTCCGGAATCCTCAAAACTCGAGTTTTGGAACGATTTTGATGTGCCTTGTGCTCGCTCGTTATCAGATTTTTTTCGATTTTTCCGGATACACTGATATCGCACGTGGGATATCGAGGCTTTTGGGTATTGAGCTGATGTCCAACTTTGATGCTCCTTATCAAGCAACCAATATATCTAGCTATTGGCGTCGATGGCATATTTCTCTTTCCAGTTGGATTCGTGACTATGTCTTCGTGCCCCTCGCACTTTACTGCAGGCATAAGTGGCAGATCTGGCTCATTGTCGTCTTTAGTTTTATCGTCCTGGGCCTGTGGCACGGACCAAGTTATAACTTCATTATCTATGGATTGATCCAGGGCCTTTTGATTGCCGGCTTCGAGTTAATTAGGCCTATTCTGGACAGATTTAAAAACAAAGTTACATTTCCCTTCTCGAAAGCGGCCTACTCAGTGATGGGATGGGGAGTTACATTCTTTCTATTCGTTTGCCCGCCCGTCGTTTTTTTCTGGCTCAGAGATCTCGGAATGATTAAGGACGTGTACACACAACTGTGGATAAGCTTGATCTCCAACAAATTGCCGAGCCCATCTAATCTCGCATGGCATCAAGATTTTTATAGGTTTTTTATTTTTATTTTCTTTGTCGAAGCAATGCAGTTTCTTCACCGACGCCATCCGATAGACACTTGGCTAAAATCACAGCCCCTCCTTATTCGCTGGGGAATCTATTGGCTTGGCCTTGTCTTGTTCTTCCTTTTTGTTGACCTCGGAAGTCCAATGACATTTTCATATTCGCGCTTCTAG
- a CDS encoding TRAP transporter substrate-binding protein: MENRVGRQLSFLWIALFFVIAGSGFGWAAESQPEKIEIKWVLAHEPSSVFRHAAVHFQKILADETKGQMSVKIMTLKEYGGEGATIEGLIKDIQAGKIQMTQTYTFQMGQLEKSFYVLDLPFLFRDHEHAARVLEGPTGNRLMESLVAHNMRGLAFTYSGGYRVVPTATKKISRYEDFKGLKVRTALSPVTEEVYRRLGAVSVPGSIDAGAELTGKGKLDGLETTYVRYSSDLESKAPVMNETFHTLFLTGILVNNSFYEKLPPKYKESLKKAAIQAGRDERATTLSDTAEIRSQIQKRGVKIVEMSQKERQRFRSAMQPVYDKFDSEFSKGLIKEIVGL, from the coding sequence ATGGAGAATCGAGTAGGGAGACAATTGAGCTTTTTGTGGATCGCATTATTTTTTGTTATTGCTGGATCTGGTTTTGGCTGGGCGGCGGAATCTCAACCCGAGAAAATTGAGATAAAGTGGGTGCTTGCCCATGAACCATCTTCAGTTTTCAGGCATGCTGCAGTACATTTTCAAAAGATATTGGCAGATGAAACCAAAGGACAGATGAGTGTAAAGATAATGACTCTCAAAGAGTATGGGGGTGAAGGAGCCACCATCGAAGGCTTGATCAAGGATATACAGGCCGGCAAGATTCAAATGACGCAAACATATACATTTCAGATGGGCCAGCTGGAGAAATCCTTTTATGTGCTCGATCTTCCATTTTTGTTCAGAGACCATGAGCATGCAGCACGTGTGCTCGAAGGACCAACGGGCAATCGGCTCATGGAGAGTCTGGTCGCCCATAACATGCGCGGACTGGCGTTTACCTACAGCGGTGGCTATCGCGTCGTTCCAACTGCGACAAAGAAGATTAGTCGATATGAGGATTTCAAAGGTCTGAAGGTGAGAACAGCTTTGAGTCCTGTTACCGAAGAAGTTTATCGGCGTCTCGGCGCAGTTTCAGTTCCCGGTTCGATTGATGCCGGAGCTGAATTGACCGGAAAGGGAAAGCTCGATGGGTTGGAGACGACCTATGTTCGGTATAGTTCTGACTTGGAATCTAAAGCTCCGGTCATGAATGAGACTTTCCATACACTATTCTTAACAGGCATCCTCGTTAATAATTCTTTTTACGAGAAACTTCCTCCAAAATACAAGGAAAGTCTCAAAAAGGCGGCAATCCAGGCAGGACGTGATGAGCGGGCAACAACTTTGAGCGATACTGCTGAAATTCGCAGTCAGATTCAAAAACGAGGCGTAAAAATTGTTGAAATGTCTCAGAAAGAACGGCAGCGTTTTCGTTCGGCAATGCAGCCTGTTTACGACAAATTCGATTCTGAATTTTCAAAAGGCCTAATCAAAGAAATTGTAGGTTTATAG
- a CDS encoding acyl--CoA ligase, with amino-acid sequence MVNKWLNQVGELTDGFSNENLKAIEFRAVVDQELELVRQAGVRAHDRVSVEMDGSCANLAKVFALWRNGSVVVSCAHHLKDFEREYLQKRAEIDFHWGPNSIQRHTRAATEKTHLSLKKIEGPGLILFTSGTHSLGVPCFFSLDRLNHRIETLHRFIPPSDLAVSLCFMPLQFGHGLIANCLMPLLVGCHVILYPLRDVLAPDALKTIIQKYQISFTTGTSSIWRTLLISNEGLNWGKSIIRVHSASEPLFDSLSHGLMQRFENAKIFNVYGLTEMGSWVSGEDQGVCGKTGGVGSGWGCEIVISQEGEVIVRSQGIMNACRIGEDWKFYDGEEWLNTGDLGVLDSGGGLTVRGRVKNIINRAGVKISIEGLEELLLSHPRINDVCVFSKPNEAVGEEVYAAIATDLSSNELHAWISSRIESSKCPKTYYFCQSIAKTARGKIDRRKVTQEYGKLDGHG; translated from the coding sequence GTGGTGAACAAGTGGCTCAATCAGGTTGGTGAGTTGACTGACGGTTTTTCAAATGAAAATTTGAAAGCAATCGAATTTAGAGCCGTTGTTGACCAGGAATTGGAACTTGTCAGGCAAGCGGGGGTCCGTGCTCACGATCGAGTGTCCGTTGAAATGGATGGATCATGCGCAAACCTTGCGAAGGTATTTGCTCTTTGGAGAAATGGTTCTGTTGTTGTCTCATGCGCCCACCATCTCAAAGATTTTGAAAGGGAGTATCTGCAAAAGAGGGCAGAAATTGATTTTCATTGGGGCCCAAATTCTATCCAGAGGCACACGAGGGCGGCCACTGAAAAAACTCATCTGTCTTTGAAGAAAATTGAGGGGCCAGGTCTTATTCTTTTCACTTCAGGAACCCATTCCTTGGGTGTTCCGTGTTTTTTTTCTCTGGATCGTCTAAATCATAGAATTGAGACTCTTCATCGATTTATTCCTCCTTCTGATTTGGCCGTTTCCCTTTGTTTTATGCCGCTTCAATTCGGTCATGGTCTCATCGCAAATTGTCTCATGCCACTGCTTGTGGGCTGTCACGTCATTTTGTACCCTTTGCGAGACGTTTTGGCACCTGATGCTTTAAAGACGATCATTCAAAAATACCAGATTAGCTTTACGACGGGCACCTCTTCGATTTGGCGAACTCTTCTCATTTCAAATGAGGGATTGAATTGGGGAAAGTCGATCATTAGGGTTCATTCCGCTTCTGAACCTCTTTTTGATTCTCTTAGTCATGGGCTTATGCAGCGATTTGAAAATGCCAAAATTTTTAATGTCTATGGATTGACCGAGATGGGGAGTTGGGTCAGTGGTGAGGATCAAGGAGTATGCGGGAAAACAGGGGGAGTGGGTTCTGGATGGGGATGCGAAATAGTGATAAGTCAAGAGGGGGAAGTGATCGTTCGCTCTCAAGGTATTATGAACGCGTGCAGGATCGGTGAAGATTGGAAATTCTACGATGGGGAAGAATGGTTGAATACGGGAGACTTAGGTGTTTTGGATAGCGGTGGGGGGCTTACAGTTCGAGGGCGTGTGAAAAATATTATCAATCGGGCTGGAGTGAAGATCAGCATTGAGGGTCTTGAGGAGTTGCTTTTGTCCCATCCTCGAATAAATGATGTATGTGTCTTTTCAAAGCCGAACGAAGCCGTTGGGGAAGAGGTCTATGCGGCAATTGCTACAGATCTCAGTTCCAACGAACTGCATGCTTGGATATCTTCCCGAATCGAGTCTTCGAAGTGTCCAAAGACCTATTATTTTTGTCAAAGTATTGCAAAAACTGCTCGAGGAAAAATTGATCGAAGGAAAGTGACACAGGAATATGGAAAGCTTGATGGGCATGGATAG
- a CDS encoding acyl carrier protein → MTLDIKEDIRKKLLGDEMYKAILPNDFSDEFNLVRSGALDSLGIMNLIIYIEKKFQVPIEVADLVEDNFLNINRIADWIQKKREFLQET, encoded by the coding sequence ATGACGTTGGATATTAAAGAGGACATACGAAAGAAGCTTCTGGGTGATGAAATGTACAAGGCCATCTTACCAAATGATTTCTCTGACGAATTCAATCTTGTTCGCAGTGGGGCCCTTGATTCGCTAGGAATTATGAATCTCATTATTTATATTGAAAAGAAATTTCAGGTTCCAATTGAAGTGGCGGATCTAGTTGAGGATAACTTTCTAAATATCAATCGAATTGCTGACTGGATTCAAAAAAAGAGAGAATTTCTCCAAGAGACGTGA
- a CDS encoding MBOAT family protein, producing the protein MLFVSGQFLIFLTVVIILFILIPWTKGRRLLLLAASYYFYGCWGLRFIVFLSVITLVSYVTGHLALRMESSRTKFLIKAVGIGIVVLVVFTCKIPSSIIDAAFEFASPTFDSKRLSLLFLLPAGLSFYSFQAISYIIDLEKKVPKNHSFLDYALYLSFFPQILAGPIEKPDNIISQLIGPMQFSRHDFYAGLEIILLGLFKKVAIADQLLFLTQPRLASYSSLSLLEAWELMIAFALQIYFDFSGYTNIAKGVALMFGIRLSNNYYAPYMARNISIYWQRRHMTLSRWFRDYLYFPLGGNRRGPIRQVGNIYFIMLLSGIWHGFQMGYVAWGLLHATGISLNKIYSRFKTTLMKSPKAVARRGAAFRLLGFLGPQILTFLFVVSFFSFFSAVKFTTGWMIFGDLFWNDRLGDSRHLFTIFGLMFILYAMDLPALFKKDECFTQYLSAPSRIAVNGFMLIATVSSLGFGAPPGRFMYFDF; encoded by the coding sequence ATGCTTTTTGTCAGCGGCCAGTTTTTAATTTTTCTTACGGTCGTAATCATTTTGTTCATTCTTATCCCGTGGACGAAGGGACGGCGACTTTTGCTGCTCGCGGCCAGCTACTATTTTTACGGTTGTTGGGGATTGCGATTCATTGTCTTTCTGTCTGTTATCACTCTTGTTTCTTATGTGACAGGTCATCTTGCCCTTCGCATGGAATCCTCGAGGACGAAGTTTCTCATCAAGGCTGTGGGAATAGGCATTGTTGTTCTGGTCGTGTTTACCTGTAAAATCCCATCTTCAATCATTGACGCCGCGTTTGAGTTTGCCAGTCCGACCTTCGATTCCAAAAGATTGTCTCTCCTCTTTCTCCTTCCGGCAGGGCTCTCATTCTACTCTTTTCAGGCGATCTCCTATATTATTGATCTTGAGAAAAAGGTGCCAAAGAATCATAGCTTTCTCGATTATGCTCTTTATCTCAGTTTTTTTCCTCAAATCCTTGCTGGACCCATTGAAAAGCCTGACAATATCATCAGCCAATTGATCGGCCCAATGCAATTTTCAAGACACGACTTTTATGCTGGCCTCGAAATTATTCTTCTTGGTCTATTTAAAAAAGTGGCGATTGCCGATCAACTTTTGTTTCTCACTCAACCACGATTGGCCTCCTACTCTAGCCTATCCCTGCTTGAAGCCTGGGAGTTGATGATTGCATTTGCCCTTCAAATATATTTTGATTTTTCTGGATACACCAACATAGCAAAGGGTGTAGCTCTGATGTTTGGCATTCGTTTATCAAACAATTATTATGCCCCATATATGGCAAGAAACATTTCTATCTATTGGCAAAGAAGACACATGACACTTTCTCGCTGGTTCCGCGATTACCTGTACTTTCCGTTGGGTGGCAATCGCAGAGGTCCCATTCGCCAAGTGGGAAATATTTATTTTATCATGCTGCTCTCTGGGATATGGCACGGTTTCCAAATGGGGTACGTCGCTTGGGGTTTACTTCATGCCACAGGCATTTCTCTAAATAAGATTTACTCCAGATTCAAAACCACCTTGATGAAATCACCGAAGGCAGTCGCACGGAGGGGAGCCGCATTTAGACTATTGGGTTTTCTGGGACCACAAATTCTTACATTTCTCTTCGTTGTCTCCTTTTTTTCCTTCTTTTCCGCAGTTAAATTCACAACAGGATGGATGATATTTGGAGATTTATTTTGGAACGATCGATTGGGTGATTCTCGTCATCTTTTCACTATTTTCGGTCTCATGTTCATCCTCTACGCCATGGACCTCCCCGCCTTGTTTAAAAAAGATGAATGTTTTACCCAATATCTTTCAGCCCCATCTCGCATCGCAGTGAATGGTTTCATGCTCATTGCGACCGTTTCCTCGCTGGGTTTTGGAGCCCCTCCAGGCCGATTTATGTATTTTGATTTCTGA
- a CDS encoding acyl carrier protein, which produces MESLMGMDSWKRTVEVFNRVMGTKYLDSDEDVFKDKVPQWDSLKIIELAIQLQKEFDLKFESGLIINSSSLRDFYFAIEKDRSN; this is translated from the coding sequence ATGGAAAGCTTGATGGGCATGGATAGTTGGAAGAGAACAGTAGAGGTATTTAACCGTGTCATGGGCACAAAATACTTGGACAGCGACGAAGACGTATTTAAAGACAAAGTTCCCCAGTGGGATTCACTCAAGATTATCGAACTTGCAATTCAGCTACAAAAGGAATTTGATTTGAAGTTTGAGTCAGGTCTTATTATCAACTCATCCAGCTTGCGTGACTTTTATTTCGCGATCGAAAAAGATAGATCCAATTAG
- a CDS encoding beta-lactamase family protein, giving the protein MNGSLLSLSVILFHFLLSCHSVREEQAEGWLKHRRGGSTQIARVDNQKFKDELTALLVDQMGKEKRTGVGLFLFRRDGQLIFAKALGHNESPSGQRPFSGTDLIPAGSSSVWISTVVLLRLVDKGYLKLSSTTGSVLGWAGEAGKISLRGLLSMTSGLPGRIENFNCFNRSDRTLQGCAVEVKKNLYEEKIPLRKEGETFSYGPSHIQVAMAMAEKATEKKWKDIVNSELILPLDLEPETTYFTDPIDREGEMNPSGFEGLVINMMDYVRVLKAIIAERKGYISDTLVDKMMSDQFSISTLLDASPMKTLLGKNYHFGLGNWIECEPGGKDGCSTLNVRSCPGVFGWYPFVDFNKGYYGVIAALEGHDRLQKQAEPALRSWRILNEVRVFLQKWNF; this is encoded by the coding sequence TTGAATGGATCTCTTCTCAGTTTATCCGTAATATTGTTTCATTTTCTATTGTCTTGTCATTCTGTGCGAGAAGAGCAAGCCGAAGGATGGCTTAAACATCGTCGTGGAGGATCCACTCAAATAGCCCGAGTGGATAATCAGAAATTTAAAGATGAATTGACAGCTCTCCTCGTGGATCAAATGGGTAAAGAAAAACGAACTGGTGTGGGCTTGTTTTTGTTTCGTCGAGATGGGCAACTGATATTTGCAAAAGCTCTTGGTCACAATGAGAGTCCGAGCGGGCAGCGGCCTTTCTCTGGGACCGATTTGATCCCGGCAGGGTCATCTTCTGTTTGGATTTCAACGGTTGTTCTTTTGAGGTTAGTGGACAAGGGATATTTGAAGCTAAGCAGTACGACAGGGTCCGTCTTGGGATGGGCCGGCGAAGCAGGGAAGATTTCGCTTCGTGGGTTGTTGAGTATGACATCAGGATTGCCAGGGCGAATCGAGAATTTCAATTGTTTTAATCGTTCTGATCGCACACTCCAGGGCTGTGCGGTGGAAGTAAAAAAGAATCTTTATGAGGAAAAAATTCCATTGCGCAAAGAGGGAGAGACCTTTTCTTATGGCCCCTCTCACATCCAGGTTGCAATGGCTATGGCTGAAAAGGCAACGGAAAAAAAATGGAAAGACATAGTGAACAGCGAGCTGATATTGCCACTGGACTTGGAGCCTGAGACAACCTATTTCACTGATCCAATTGATCGTGAGGGTGAAATGAATCCGTCCGGATTTGAAGGCTTGGTGATCAACATGATGGACTATGTTCGTGTTCTTAAAGCAATCATTGCGGAGAGAAAAGGATATATTTCGGACACTTTGGTGGACAAAATGATGTCAGACCAATTTTCAATATCCACGTTGTTGGACGCATCTCCAATGAAAACCCTTTTGGGGAAGAATTATCATTTTGGTCTCGGAAATTGGATTGAATGCGAACCCGGTGGCAAAGATGGCTGCTCAACACTGAACGTTCGTTCGTGTCCGGGGGTTTTTGGTTGGTATCCCTTTGTTGATTTTAATAAGGGCTATTACGGAGTAATAGCGGCATTAGAGGGGCACGATCGCTTACAGAAACAAGCAGAACCTGCTTTGCGATCGTGGCGAATCTTGAATGAAGTGAGAGTTTTTTTGCAGAAATGGAATTTTTAG
- a CDS encoding DEAD/DEAH box helicase produces MSKTEVKMSTFQSMPFPAPLQKALKDLNFIEPTEIQSKAIPPALEGKDLIACAETGSGKTAAYGLPAILSVLSDPKKNALFLVPTRELAQQVSDVIRRLTINMREVSSSTLVGGADIRRQLTSLKRGPRIVIATPGRLIDHLNRRSINLLSTGVLVLDEGDRMIDMGFAPQLDEILKFLPKQRQTLFFTATITPKVRKLAESYLHLPVSISAGQISRPVTTIKQSVIQTTLGEKNDKLLDELNQRKGSVIIFLKTKRKTDILAKFLKDYGHEVSYIHGGRTQGQRNQVIRGFREGKFRILCATDVAARGLDIPSIEHVINYDLPMVDEDYVHRIGRTGRNGASGEALTFVLPNEVRTWRVIAQKYRIQGVDLPMGGRSGSHEKNHVERPAGGQRRERPSADYRPSGERGHRNQGISGEAERAHRFQPRREQFRTRGSHPHPQDRGGVRGSGGRAGWDSNTRGNIRTPPLGGEGGREQREDRPLHRRGEQASGSRSRPFLGGSPRSEGRSSGDARSGGGAWRGQESSRGSENGRTTARISREGSLIGRRGPVYRDSDAKPESRQKEKGLFGERDIDSSRKNVAKSDGTKQPFWMTRKQTDKKSAPNKTKTSSRAR; encoded by the coding sequence ATGTCTAAAACAGAGGTAAAAATGTCCACATTTCAAAGTATGCCGTTCCCGGCGCCCCTACAAAAGGCGCTAAAGGATCTAAATTTTATTGAGCCAACTGAAATTCAATCAAAGGCGATACCCCCCGCTCTCGAAGGGAAGGATCTCATCGCTTGCGCTGAAACTGGATCAGGAAAAACAGCTGCCTACGGTCTGCCTGCTATTTTGAGCGTGTTAAGTGATCCAAAGAAAAACGCACTATTTCTGGTGCCCACGCGGGAACTTGCTCAGCAAGTGTCTGATGTGATCAGACGCTTGACGATAAACATGAGGGAAGTCAGTTCTAGCACCCTGGTAGGTGGGGCCGACATCAGAAGACAGCTGACTTCGCTTAAACGTGGGCCTCGCATCGTCATTGCGACTCCAGGTAGGCTGATCGACCACCTCAATAGGAGATCAATAAATCTCTTAAGCACGGGAGTTTTAGTTCTTGATGAGGGGGACCGCATGATCGACATGGGATTCGCTCCCCAGTTAGATGAGATCTTGAAGTTTCTTCCAAAGCAACGGCAAACCTTGTTTTTTACGGCTACCATTACACCAAAGGTTCGCAAATTGGCAGAGTCCTATTTACATCTGCCTGTGAGTATTTCTGCTGGGCAGATTTCTCGTCCTGTCACGACCATCAAACAATCGGTCATCCAAACGACCCTTGGGGAGAAAAACGATAAACTTCTTGATGAATTGAATCAGCGCAAGGGTTCTGTCATTATTTTTCTTAAGACCAAAAGAAAGACAGACATATTGGCGAAGTTTCTGAAGGATTATGGTCACGAAGTTTCTTACATTCATGGCGGGCGCACTCAAGGACAGAGGAATCAAGTTATTCGTGGATTTCGAGAGGGAAAATTTAGAATTTTGTGCGCTACGGACGTTGCGGCAAGAGGCTTGGATATCCCCTCGATCGAGCATGTGATTAACTATGATCTCCCTATGGTCGATGAGGACTATGTTCATCGCATTGGCCGGACAGGTCGTAATGGAGCGAGCGGTGAGGCACTCACCTTTGTTCTTCCTAACGAAGTGCGAACTTGGAGAGTGATTGCTCAAAAGTATCGAATTCAAGGTGTAGATTTACCAATGGGAGGACGATCAGGCTCTCATGAAAAAAATCATGTAGAAAGACCAGCGGGAGGTCAGCGCCGAGAGAGACCATCGGCAGATTACCGGCCTTCTGGAGAGAGGGGCCATCGAAATCAGGGCATTAGCGGCGAAGCTGAGCGTGCACATCGTTTTCAGCCCAGAAGAGAGCAATTCCGAACCCGCGGATCTCATCCTCATCCCCAGGATCGTGGTGGCGTTCGAGGGAGCGGCGGCCGAGCTGGTTGGGACAGCAACACTCGGGGAAACATTAGGACCCCCCCTCTGGGCGGAGAGGGTGGGCGTGAGCAACGTGAAGATCGCCCTCTTCATCGGAGGGGCGAGCAGGCTTCTGGCAGCAGAAGCAGGCCCTTTTTGGGTGGGTCTCCTCGTTCCGAGGGCCGCAGCAGCGGTGATGCGAGGAGCGGCGGGGGGGCCTGGCGGGGGCAAGAGAGTAGCAGGGGATCAGAGAATGGGCGGACCACTGCTCGAATCAGTCGAGAGGGAAGTCTTATTGGCCGGAGAGGTCCTGTTTACCGTGATTCAGACGCAAAGCCTGAAAGTCGTCAGAAGGAGAAAGGCCTATTCGGCGAGAGAGACATAGACTCGTCGCGCAAAAATGTGGCAAAAAGTGATGGGACTAAGCAGCCTTTCTGGATGACGCGTAAGCAAACGGATAAAAAATCTGCGCCGAACAAGACGAAAACCAGCTCTCGCGCGAGATAG